The proteins below are encoded in one region of Candidatus Effluviviaceae Genus V sp.:
- a CDS encoding phosphoribosylamine--glycine ligase (catalyzes the formation of N(1)-(5-phospho-D-ribosyl)glycinamide from 5-phospho-D-ribosylamine and glycine in purine biosynthesis), with protein sequence MGGPMKALVVGGGGREHALAWKLAQSDSVDELLVAPGNAGTAGIARNVPVAANDIDGLVKLASEEGVDLTVVGPELPLTMGLADRLTAEGLAVFGPKAAGARIEGSKWFAKELMLAAGVPTGAAWLTSSPDEAMSRADDLGYPVVIKADGLAAGKGVAVAGNCEEAKAAVDAALLESRFGEAGHEVLIEE encoded by the coding sequence ATGGGAGGACCGATGAAGGCACTCGTGGTAGGCGGCGGAGGCCGTGAACACGCGCTGGCGTGGAAGCTGGCCCAGAGCGACTCTGTTGATGAGCTGCTCGTGGCGCCCGGGAATGCCGGAACCGCCGGCATCGCGCGCAATGTCCCGGTCGCGGCGAACGACATCGACGGACTCGTCAAGCTCGCTTCAGAGGAGGGCGTCGATCTGACCGTCGTCGGTCCGGAGCTTCCACTGACCATGGGCCTTGCCGACCGTCTCACCGCCGAGGGGCTTGCCGTCTTCGGTCCGAAGGCGGCCGGGGCGCGCATCGAGGGAAGCAAGTGGTTCGCGAAGGAGCTCATGCTCGCGGCCGGCGTGCCGACGGGCGCCGCTTGGCTGACGTCGTCGCCCGACGAGGCGATGTCGCGCGCCGACGATCTGGGATACCCGGTCGTCATCAAGGCCGACGGCCTGGCCGCGGGGAAGGGCGTCGCCGTGGCCGGGAACTGCGAGGAGGCGAAGGCGGCCGTCGACGCGGCGCTTCTCGAGTCGCGTTTCGGCGAGGCCGGTCACGAGGTGCTCATCGAGGAGTT